Proteins from one Ananas comosus cultivar F153 linkage group 5, ASM154086v1, whole genome shotgun sequence genomic window:
- the LOC109709978 gene encoding transcription factor bHLH74-like: MIISFSVTEPSPFSLNITSLSLSLSLSLSLIQRMGFFSFQHQNPFLLDSPIYDYPSHDETFKMQFLPAEQAEDMGNNASSSIECGSSSIGASTPLIPSSPSSSLVAVPHPCERAAIIKPQDKKRKSRCGSSLSSSQSKESKESSKARKVRNEENKAKNGVKSEAKSSEEPPKGYIHVRARRGQATDSHSLAERVRRERISERMRMLQGLVPGCDKVTGKALMLDEIINYVQSLQNQVEFLSMKLASMSPILYGLGSDFDGLVDQAQGCSPNFEKYSESMSVTIPCVHPETSPLQPIAFEGALGDYPMTSNSTSLSLQNQGPISFSQDTGNFLMQVGDQRQGLLNQVVFNDMCSFQ; encoded by the exons ATGATAATTAGTTTCTCAGTCACCGAGCCCTCTCCCTTCTCTTTGAACattacatctctctctctctctctctctctctctctctctctcatacaaaGAATGGGATTCTTTTCATTCCAACACCAAAACCCTTTCCTCCTAGACTCACCAATTTATGACTACCCAAGTCATGATGAGACCTTCAAGATGCAATTCCTACCAGCTGAACAAGCAGAAGACATGGGGAACAATGCCTCCTCCTCAATTGAGTGTGGCAGCTCCAGTATTGGTGCATCTACCCCATTGAtcccttcctctccttcttcttctctggtTGCTGTTCCCCATCCTTGTGAAAGAGCAGCTATTATTAAGCCACAGGATAAGAAGAGGAAGAGCAGATGTGGAAGTAGCTTGAGCTCTTCTCAGTCCAAG GAATCCAAGGAAAGCAGCAAGGCCAGAAAAGTGAGGAATGAGGAGAATAAGGCCAAGAATGGGGTGAAGAGTGAGGCCAAGTCAAGTGAGGAGCCTCCAAAAGGCTACATTCATGTCAGAGCAAGGAGAGGCCAAGCAACAGATAGCCACAGCCTTGCTGAGAGG gtgaggagagagagaataagtgAGAGGATGAGGATGTTGCAAGGCCTTGTCCCTGGCTGTGACAAG GTCACAGGAAAGGCTCTCATGTTGGATGAGATCATCAACTATGTGCAGTCCCTCCAAAACCAAGTTGAG TTCCTCTCCATGAAGCTTGCTTCCATGAGTCCCATATTATATGGCCTTGGCTCGGACTTTGATGGCCTTGTGGATCAAGCACAA GGTTGCAGCCCAAATTTTGAGAAATACTCAGAGAGCATGTCAGTGACAATACCATGTGTACACCCAGAAACAAGTCCTCTTCAACCTATTGCTTTTGAAGGGGCACTTGGAGACTACCCCATGACAAGCAATTCCACATCCCTTTCACTACAAAACCAAGGGCCCATTTCCTTTTCCCAG
- the LOC109710749 gene encoding uncharacterized protein LOC109710749 — MEGSTSTSKDISSAKAVMMGALASGVNGPTWFVLKITFLLLCLCFAAMLSLALSSKNFMIAGHVLLLVVILVVLFGLLNWFLAQTGLVSVEKQMEEIGILEKENVEKDE, encoded by the exons ATGGAAGGATCTACATCTACTTCGAAAGACATATCATCTGCAAAAGCAGTGATGATGGGGGCATTGGCTTCTGGTGTAAAT GGCCCTACATGGTTCGTGCTCAAGATTACGTTTTTGCTTCTCTGCCTCTGTTTTGCCGCGATGCTTTCTCTTGCACTTTCATCAAAAAACTTCATGATCGCGGGCCATGTTCTTTTGCTTGTCGTCATTCTTGTGGTGCTTTTTGGGCTCCTAAATTG GTTTCTTGCTCAGACTGGTCTGGTATCAGTTGAGAAACAGATGGAGGAAATCGGCATTCTTGAGAAGGAAAATGTTGAAAAAGATGAGTAA
- the LOC109710748 gene encoding uncharacterized protein LOC109710748 yields MGSAPSSSAHEFEAEEDDAEDEEDDEGPPNPNPSLSYDAAIAQEPELLLHRTSATPLSPQSSASAAASSRLLGPAVRVWDPCNLLLRPPAPPDAAAEVLLVAHGEYGDGAPCADLVGGRRPGAELTAAGRRQARALAVLLDSRGVRFSAVCSSPLNRARATATLVCQAVGFPEEQIQYSDALTEMSHGHWEGLPHSQIYTPETLYLIGRTEPDFSAPSGESLRQVEFRMIEFLNRTVLGLPKRIKQGDLLMHQDKKFSGKSRLQFMSIGQKEAKEDHFSGEFDYETRTQNSKNYVGIFTHATPIKCLVAGLLNCSLKMHDKICIDDSSVTVLQHSIRAGWRIKRLNDTSHLSLL; encoded by the exons atgGGCTCCGCCCCATCCTCCTCCGCCCACGAATTCGAAGCCGAAGAGGACGACGCcgaagacgaagaagacgacgagggtcccccaaaccctaacccctcGTTGTCCTACGACGCCGCCATAGCGCAGGAGCCCgagctcctcctccaccgcacCTCCGCCACGCCCCTCTCCCCCCagtcctccgcctccgccgcggcgtCGTCCCGCCTCCTCGGCCCCGCCGTTAGGGTCTGGGACCCCTGcaacctcctcctccgcccccccGCGCCCCCCGACGCAGCCGCCGAGGTCCTCCTCGTCGCCCACGGCGAGTACGGGGACGGAGCCCCCTGCGCGGACCTCGTCGGAGGGCGCCGCCCCGGCGCCGAGCTCACCGCCGCGGGGCGACGCCAGGCACGAGCCCTCGCGGTGCTCCTCGACTCTCGGGGGGTGAGGTTCAGCGCCGTGTGCTCGTCGCCGTTAAATCGAGCGAGGGCTACGGCTACATTAGTTTGCCAG GCAGTAGGATTTCCGGAGGAGCAAATACAATATAGTGATGCTCTAACCGAGATGAGCCACGGGCACTGGGAGGGTTTGCCTCATTCCCAAATCTACACACCCGAAACATTGTATTTAATCGGTAGAACAGAGCCAGATTTCTCTGCACCTTCAGGTGAATCACTTAGACAGGTGGAGTTTAGGATGATCGAGTTCCTTAACCGGACAGTCTTAGGACTACCCAAAAGGATTAAGCAAGGGGATTTGCTAATGCACCAAGATAAGAAGTTTTCTGGTAAGAGTAGGCTTCAGTTTATGAGTATAGGTCAGAAAGAGGCCAAGGAAGATCACTTTTCGGGAGAGTTTGATTATGAAACGAGAACCCAAAACTCTAAAAATTATGTTGGGATCTTCACGCATGCAACTCCAATCAAATGTCTTGTAGCTGGTTTGTTAAACTGTAGTTTGAAAATGCATGATAAGATCTGTATAGATGATTCATCTGTTACGGTGTTACAACACTCCATTAGAGCAGGATGGCGTATAAAGAGACTGAATGATACTTCACATCTCAGCCTTTTATAG
- the LOC109710055 gene encoding light-regulated protein — protein sequence MQATAVCSTGFILPFKGTNSSLPRTSFMQRKAFIPPRATMKTPPETPMVDYSSSTSVFPAEACETLGGEACSAEMFPEVKPATTTASIDSDRVGSEQVDREYFEYNEPKTVFPGEACDDLGGEFCEPEYQKGVHKETNI from the exons ATGCAAGCAACTGCAGTGTGTTCGACAGGGTTCATATTGCCATTCAAAGGCACTAATAGCTCATTGCCTAGAACATCATTTATGCAAAGAAAAGCATTTATCCCTCCTCGGGCTACAATGAAAACTCCTCCGGAAACACCCATGGTTGATTACAGCTCCTCGACTTC TGTTTTCCCTGCAGAAGCCTGCGAAACACTTGGTGGCGAAGCATGTTCTGCAGAGATGTTTCCTGAAGTAAAGCCTGCAACAACAACAGCAAGCATTGACAGCGACAGAGTAGGTTCAGAACAAGTCGACCGAGAATATTTCGAGTACAACGAGCCCAAAAC GGTATTCCCTGGTGAGGCTTGTGATGATCTCGGAGGAGAGTTCTGTGAGCCAGAATACCAGAAGGGAGTACACAAGGAGACTAATATCTAA